The DNA window GAGCACCTCTTCCGCACGTTCGAGCACGGTCGAATGGATTGCCTTGGCCAACGGGTCATTGGCGATCCGGTCCTTCACGTCCGCCTCCATCGCCGGCGGGAAAAGGATGCGCGGGTGGGGCTCGGCGGAGGCCATGCCCCCAAGGATCGAAAGGATGAGCAGGAATCTCACTGCCCCCATACGGCTGAGGCCGGAGGGTCCTTGCCGTGCTTGCAGGCTGGGCTCCGGGGAAAACCAAGGATTGTGCTGTCTTGACAGCAAACTGAGGTGCATCATGATGTCTTCATGAGAACCACGGTCACGATCGACCCGGATACCGAGGCCTTGCTGAAGGAGGAGGTCAGGCGATCCGGACGCTCATTCAAGGAGGTGCTGAATCTGGCGATTCGGTCGGCTTTGGCGCGCCGGGAAGGTGATGGCGCCGAGCTTGTGCCGTTGTTTCCTGCCCCGTTCCCGCCTGAGTTCGCGAATGTCAGCATGAATCGTCTGGCGGACGAGCTTGATGATTTCGACACCCTGCACGAACTGGGCAAATGATCATCCCGGATCTCAACCTCCTGCTCTACGCCTACAACCCGCACACGCCGCAGCACGCCCGCGCGGCCGACTGGTGGCGGGATTGCATGGCGGGAGAGGAACTTATCGGACTTCCGCACGAGGTGTTGTTCGGCTTCGTCCGGATTGCCACGAATCCACGTCTCGGCCCGGCGGCGGTACCGCTCGCCAAGGCGCGCGAGGTGGTCGAGCACTGGCTCGGTTTGCCCCATGTCCGGGTGCTTGTCCCGGAGCCGGAACACTTCCGGCGCTGCATGGATCTGCTCGCATCCTCAGGCGGCGCCGGGACACTTACGTCGGATGCCGTACTTGCCGCGCATGCCATCGCCAACCGGGCTGTGCTGCACTCGAACGATTCGGACTTTTCCCGCTTTCCCGGGTTGGCATGGAAGAATCCGTTGCAGGCACCTGAGTGAGGGCGTGACGACCGTCACTCTCCGCGCAGGTCGTAGCAGATCAGGCGACGCCCGGCATCGGCCGCGGGCGTGTTCTGCACGACGTAGAGCAAACCGCGATGCAGGGCAGGCAGCGTCCACGCTTCCCGTGCGGTGAAGAGACGCGTCCGCTGGACCTCCTCGGTGCCTTTCGGAGAGATCCGGAGTTCGATGAAGATTCCGTCTTCCCCGAGCGCGAAGTAGCGATCTCCCGCCTGCAGCAGGCTGCCGCGGAAGAGCCCCTCGATCATGCCGTTCTCCTGCCAGCGGTAGTCCTTGGTCCAAGCGATCTCGCCCTTCTCCAGATCGACGCATTTGAACTCGGTGTCGGGCGGGTTCCTCCCTGCGAAGCCGAACAGGTGACCGTCCTTCACGATCGGCATCATGAAGTGCATCCCGAACTCACGCTGCTTCCACACCGGGCGTGATTTCAGTTCCTCATCGAACTCGAGCAGCACGCCGCCGAGCTCGTAGCACTCGGAAATGAAAACTCGCCGGTCATCGATCGCGAGTGGCGAGGACGCGAGCACCGACTCGTACTTC is part of the Haloferula helveola genome and encodes:
- a CDS encoding CopG family transcriptional regulator; its protein translation is MRTTVTIDPDTEALLKEEVRRSGRSFKEVLNLAIRSALARREGDGAELVPLFPAPFPPEFANVSMNRLADELDDFDTLHELGK
- a CDS encoding TA system VapC family ribonuclease toxin, whose product is MIIPDLNLLLYAYNPHTPQHARAADWWRDCMAGEELIGLPHEVLFGFVRIATNPRLGPAAVPLAKAREVVEHWLGLPHVRVLVPEPEHFRRCMDLLASSGGAGTLTSDAVLAAHAIANRAVLHSNDSDFSRFPGLAWKNPLQAPE